Proteins from a genomic interval of Helicoverpa zea isolate HzStark_Cry1AcR chromosome 13, ilHelZeax1.1, whole genome shotgun sequence:
- the LOC124635592 gene encoding ecto-NOX disulfide-thiol exchanger 2-like isoform X1, protein MNSWGNEQFGMQNMMHPMPNMMPNMMQPGPMVPPLIPPFNMMGEMNQMQMAPMPVVNPPQNNGAFIGPVIPQTEDVPASGAVEESNEQSEVQDKRHSRDRNERRDRDRRDDRGRRRSRSRTRDQKDRGGRNRNEHRERQSKWDNNDRLTQQQNLQAHNNMIMQGNQMMQYNNMMQNMQNMQNPMMNQPMDMPGMAPMNYQANMIQQMIMMSPTVQMTTQSLYFSNGVVLPMLPGTTVPPRRDPLPGCRTIFIGGLPPGIAKETVREIFEKFGPVDDVKLHKQGVCHVRFQKPESVEHAFFISGCRIKFYNQQDSEAATIFIDYALNREDQNEHEKNKRKRSPTPPRVEQFSANTLVAIGEKIKSDNEFAEAAPTLAAWLERGECNKKNANTFYTLIQAANNQLRRLFNEKMQIDDEYQTLKNSMKDKFGHIVTQFEQVAKILTAAKIQRVSDHFSKQQRRNIEMWLKMTEELDNIREEYNSLFDEDENEKVGSKNTVPLEKYEQLRVENENLSYELEGYKNEAHLAKDEAERKFEKFKAHFIAQQALQQNKQVYPPLPPPPMPNLTLDTPVKPQPPPPLPDDQITSSEAVITSSEAKLISLLSAFLMVHPRGATLDYLASYVKSLTPGVTQSTVLEVLKKYNDVFQRKTTGVGACIEHKWCFTIFDNMKID, encoded by the exons ATGAATTCCTGGGGAAACGAGCAGTTCGGCATGCAAAACATGATGCATCCCATGCCTAATATGATGCCGAACATGATGCAACCTGGACCGATGGTACCTCCGCTCATTCCTCCGTTTAACATGATGGGCGAAATGAATCAGATGCAAATGGCGCCTATGCCTGTTGTGAATCCGCCGCAGAATAATGGCGCGTTCATAGGCCCTGTGATACCTCAAACGGAAGATGTTCCAGCGTCGGGAGCTGTGGAGGAATCCAATGAACAGAGCGAAGTGCAAGATAAGCGTCATAGTAGAGATAGAAATGAGAGACGCGATAGGGATCGCAGGGATg ACAGGGGACGTCGTCGCTCCAGGTCTCGTACCCGTGACCAGAAGGACCGAGGAGGCAGGAACCGCAATGAGCACCGAGAGAGACAGTCCAAGTGGGACAACAATGATAGACTCACTCAGCAGCAAAACCTGCAGGcacataataatatgattatGCAAG GAAATCAAATGATGCAGTACAACAACATGATGCAGAACATGCAAAACATGCAAAATCCCATGATGAACCAACCAATGGACATGCCAGGAATGGCCCCCATGAACTACCAGGCCAACATGATACAACAAATGATCATGATGAGCCCAACTGTGCAGATGACCACCCAGTCTCTTTACTTCTCCAACGGAGTCGTACTCCCCATGCTCCCTGGTACCACAGTCCCACCACGAAGGGACCCACTTCCCGGGTGCCGTACCATCTTCATTGGAGGCCTACCCCCTGGTATAGCCAAAGAGACCGTTcgtgaaatatttgaaaagttcgGTCCGGTCGACGATGTGAAGTTGCATAAGCAAGGAGTTTGTCATGTGCGGttccagaagccagaaagtgtgGAACACGCTTTCTTCATATCTGGATGCCGTATCAAGTTTTATAATCAGCAGGACAGCGAGGCTGCCACTATTTTCATTGATTATGCTTTG AACCGTGAGGATCAGAATGAACACGAAAAGAACAAACGCAAGAGGTCTCCCACTCCACCGCGTGTGGAACAGTTCAGTGCAAACACTCTTGTGGCTATAGGGGAGAAGATCAAAAGTGACAATGAGTTCGCTGAGGCTGCACCA ACCCTAGCAGCATGGCTTGAACGTGGAGAATGCAACAAGAAAAACGCGAACACCTTCTACACATTAATCCAAGCAGCCAACAACCAGCTCCGAAGACTCTTCAACGAGAAAATGCAAATAGATGACGAGTACCAGACCCTGAAGAACAGTATGAAGGACAAGTTCGGACATATTGTTACGCAGT TCGAGCAGGTAGCGAAAATTCTGACGGCAGCTAAGATTCAGCGGGTTTCCGACCATTTCTCCAAACAGCAGCGCCGGAACATTGAGATGTGGCTCAAAATGACTGAG GAATTGGACAACATCCGAGAGGAATATAATTCTCTATTTGATGAAGATGAAAATGAAAAAGTGGGATCGAAGAATACGGTCCCCTTGGAAAAATATGAGCAGCTGAGA GTGGAAAATGAAAACCTATCCTATGAGTTGGAAGGTTATAAGAATGAAGCTCATTTGGCCAAGGACGAAGCTGAGAGAAAATTCGAGAAGTTCAAGGCTCACTTCATCGCTCAACAAGCTTTGCAGCAAAATAAGCAG GTATACCCACCACTACCGCCGCCGCCGATGCCAAACCTGACCCTGGACACGCCCGTGAAGCCACAGCCCCCACCCCCACTACCTGACGACCAGATCACATCTTCAGAAGCAGTCATTACTTCTTCCGAAGCCAAGCTCATCAGTTTACTGTCAGCGTTCCTCATGGTTCATCCGCGAGGGGCGACATTAGACTACCTAGCGTCATACGTGAAATCTTTAACCCCAGGGGTCACTCAGTCGACTGTTCTAGAAGTTCTGAAGAAGTATAATGATGTCTTTCAACGTAAGACTACTGGAGTCGGCGCCTGTATTGAACATAAGTGGTGTTTTACCATTTTTGataatatgaaaatag atTAA
- the LOC124635592 gene encoding ecto-NOX disulfide-thiol exchanger 2-like isoform X2 — protein MLRPQDERESRNKWTKDITEWNPRFQTKRKRGRQGKRWSDDIKKNADRGRRRSRSRTRDQKDRGGRNRNEHRERQSKWDNNDRLTQQQNLQAHNNMIMQGNQMMQYNNMMQNMQNMQNPMMNQPMDMPGMAPMNYQANMIQQMIMMSPTVQMTTQSLYFSNGVVLPMLPGTTVPPRRDPLPGCRTIFIGGLPPGIAKETVREIFEKFGPVDDVKLHKQGVCHVRFQKPESVEHAFFISGCRIKFYNQQDSEAATIFIDYALNREDQNEHEKNKRKRSPTPPRVEQFSANTLVAIGEKIKSDNEFAEAAPTLAAWLERGECNKKNANTFYTLIQAANNQLRRLFNEKMQIDDEYQTLKNSMKDKFGHIVTQFEQVAKILTAAKIQRVSDHFSKQQRRNIEMWLKMTEELDNIREEYNSLFDEDENEKVGSKNTVPLEKYEQLRVENENLSYELEGYKNEAHLAKDEAERKFEKFKAHFIAQQALQQNKQVYPPLPPPPMPNLTLDTPVKPQPPPPLPDDQITSSEAVITSSEAKLISLLSAFLMVHPRGATLDYLASYVKSLTPGVTQSTVLEVLKKYNDVFQRKTTGVGACIEHKWCFTIFDNMKID, from the exons ATGCTCAGGCCACAGGATGAGAGAGAGAGTAGGAATAAATGGACGAAAGATATTACCGAATGGAACCCtagatttcaaacaaaaaggaAACGAGGAAGGCAAGGAAAACGTTGGTCTGATGACATAAAAAAGAATGCAG ACAGGGGACGTCGTCGCTCCAGGTCTCGTACCCGTGACCAGAAGGACCGAGGAGGCAGGAACCGCAATGAGCACCGAGAGAGACAGTCCAAGTGGGACAACAATGATAGACTCACTCAGCAGCAAAACCTGCAGGcacataataatatgattatGCAAG GAAATCAAATGATGCAGTACAACAACATGATGCAGAACATGCAAAACATGCAAAATCCCATGATGAACCAACCAATGGACATGCCAGGAATGGCCCCCATGAACTACCAGGCCAACATGATACAACAAATGATCATGATGAGCCCAACTGTGCAGATGACCACCCAGTCTCTTTACTTCTCCAACGGAGTCGTACTCCCCATGCTCCCTGGTACCACAGTCCCACCACGAAGGGACCCACTTCCCGGGTGCCGTACCATCTTCATTGGAGGCCTACCCCCTGGTATAGCCAAAGAGACCGTTcgtgaaatatttgaaaagttcgGTCCGGTCGACGATGTGAAGTTGCATAAGCAAGGAGTTTGTCATGTGCGGttccagaagccagaaagtgtgGAACACGCTTTCTTCATATCTGGATGCCGTATCAAGTTTTATAATCAGCAGGACAGCGAGGCTGCCACTATTTTCATTGATTATGCTTTG AACCGTGAGGATCAGAATGAACACGAAAAGAACAAACGCAAGAGGTCTCCCACTCCACCGCGTGTGGAACAGTTCAGTGCAAACACTCTTGTGGCTATAGGGGAGAAGATCAAAAGTGACAATGAGTTCGCTGAGGCTGCACCA ACCCTAGCAGCATGGCTTGAACGTGGAGAATGCAACAAGAAAAACGCGAACACCTTCTACACATTAATCCAAGCAGCCAACAACCAGCTCCGAAGACTCTTCAACGAGAAAATGCAAATAGATGACGAGTACCAGACCCTGAAGAACAGTATGAAGGACAAGTTCGGACATATTGTTACGCAGT TCGAGCAGGTAGCGAAAATTCTGACGGCAGCTAAGATTCAGCGGGTTTCCGACCATTTCTCCAAACAGCAGCGCCGGAACATTGAGATGTGGCTCAAAATGACTGAG GAATTGGACAACATCCGAGAGGAATATAATTCTCTATTTGATGAAGATGAAAATGAAAAAGTGGGATCGAAGAATACGGTCCCCTTGGAAAAATATGAGCAGCTGAGA GTGGAAAATGAAAACCTATCCTATGAGTTGGAAGGTTATAAGAATGAAGCTCATTTGGCCAAGGACGAAGCTGAGAGAAAATTCGAGAAGTTCAAGGCTCACTTCATCGCTCAACAAGCTTTGCAGCAAAATAAGCAG GTATACCCACCACTACCGCCGCCGCCGATGCCAAACCTGACCCTGGACACGCCCGTGAAGCCACAGCCCCCACCCCCACTACCTGACGACCAGATCACATCTTCAGAAGCAGTCATTACTTCTTCCGAAGCCAAGCTCATCAGTTTACTGTCAGCGTTCCTCATGGTTCATCCGCGAGGGGCGACATTAGACTACCTAGCGTCATACGTGAAATCTTTAACCCCAGGGGTCACTCAGTCGACTGTTCTAGAAGTTCTGAAGAAGTATAATGATGTCTTTCAACGTAAGACTACTGGAGTCGGCGCCTGTATTGAACATAAGTGGTGTTTTACCATTTTTGataatatgaaaatag atTAA
- the LOC124635595 gene encoding RNA-binding protein 41-like: MCSESVPKEFEKTTEVLPFTKYGLSSMEEFRKAEEEVQHQEWLKKAGLTSEDIKLYQENEAGLLDQRKKIESGVLKDKLEEIYNKISNMHNESKSDSISNKDEQPSTSSAPENLIERLQQKPLTFYPEGHPMNELKQLEENLVGHIKTDMIPLSKRRKLLRRLQRKKERLLQNNPFNISTIPSTSRIDQPGSLWDMREMPRLIPHTVTSRDQEENIMGPHLRTMYTVRDNKIVRLEPVQANQEDQADQDEYRAVDIVVPVNDAEAQLLEGTKMCLDDIKKMERFKDYEPGIPSKVLYLKNIAPAVTQEQLSLLFNQFVLANGGPVDLRLMTGRMRGQAFVAFQNEELAIQALEEINGTILSGRPVIAEFGRNTNRIQDDHR; this comes from the exons ATGTG TTCGGAATCAGTGCCGAAGGAATTTGAAAAGACAACAGAGGTCCTACCTTTTACTAAATATGGATTATCATCAATGGAAGAGTTCCGGAAAGCTGAAGAAGAAGTTCAGCATCAGGAATGGCTAAAGAAAGCTGGTCTGACCAGCGAAGACATAAAGCTTTATCAAGAAAATGAAGCAGGACTTCTGGACCAACGAAAGAAGATCGAATCTGGAGTCCTAAAAGATAAATTGgaagaaatatataataaaatcagCAATATGCACAATGAGAGTAAAAG TGACAGTATTTCCAATAAGGATGAACAGCCAAGCACGTCATCTGCCCCTGAAAATCTCATAGAACGACTGCAGCAGAAGCCTCTAACCTTCTACCCTGAGGGTCACCCCATGAACGAGCTGAAACAACTAGAAGAGAATTTAGTCGGTCACATAAAGACTGATATGATACCATTGAGTAAAAGGCGCAAACTTCTCCGACGTttacaaagaaagaaagaaaggttACTTCAAAATAATCCATTTAACATCAGCACTATACCTAGTACGTCTCGCATAGATCAGCCCGGTAGTCTCTGGGATATGCGAGAGATGCCACGTTTGATTCCTCACACCGTTACCAGTAGGGACCAGGAGGAAAACATAATGGGGCCTCATTTACGGACAATGTACACTGTGAGAGACAACAAGATTGTGAGACTTGAACCGGTACAAGCCAATCAGGAGGATCAGGCTGACCAAGATGAGTATAGGGCAGTGGATATTGTGGTACCAGTTAATGACGCTGAAGCTCAGTTACTGGAGGGAACCAAAATGTGTCTGGATGACATTAAGAAAATGGAACGATTTAAGGATTATGAGCCTGGAATACCTTCCAAG GTCCTATATTTGAAGAATATAGCTCCAGCAGTAACTCAAGAGCAACTATCACTGTTGTTCAATCAGTTTGTGTTAGCCAATGGCGGTCCAGTCGACCTGCGGCTCATGACTGGCCGTATGAGAGGGCAGGCTTTTGTGGCTTTTCAAA ATGAGGAGCTCGCAATCCAAGCACTAGAAGAGATCAACGGTACCATTTTGAGCGGCAGACCAGTCATTGCAGAGTTTGGCAGGAATACAAACAGGATTCAAGATGACCACAGATAA